One part of the Arabidopsis thaliana chromosome 1 sequence genome encodes these proteins:
- a CDS encoding kinase with adenine nucleotide alpha hydrolases-like domain-containing protein, producing MFTLSYWICVEIVDRADNSSLVSIVKNFDSVLEVYEGFCKLKQLELKLKLSRGSSTRKILVKEAKMCSASKVVVGISRRFHTIHSSVSVAKYLARKVAKDCWVLAVDNGKVMFQKDGSSSIIHHSKGKSDARRNTLSSFFQMPVTLRKNTKVVNHSEVEEEEAEEDHSNGQSLRRSLVYACLGNCSVRDMNSLPTPGNLSRSSSCNGDQDDNADLHKAMALVPAKFPEDLTPFITMLVKELPEFRPGWPLLCRVASSDVLASAPRSSSFRKIPVVQWVLKLPARTNSVVGSSDTKQIGFDSSESEENDKLSSSNVERQAIVPDESMIVKCSLDHSSGRFPENVEGLQARISTSCQFFTYKELVSVTSNFCADNFIGKGGSSRVFRGYLPNGREVAVKILKRTECVLKDFVAEIDIITTLHHKNVISLLGYCFENNNLLLVYNYLSRGSLEENLHGNKKDLVAFRWNERYKVAVGIAEALDYLHNDAPQPVIHRDVKSSNILLSDDFEPQLSDFGLAKWASESTTQIICSDVAGTFGYLAPEYFMYGKMNNKIDVYAYGVVLLELLSGRKPVNSESPKAQDSLVMWAKPILDDKEYSQLLDSSLQDDNNSDQMEKMALAATLCIRHNPQTRPTMGMVLELLKGDVEMLKWAKLQVSNPLEDSMLLKDEKLRRSNLQSHLNLAFLDMEDDSLSMGSMEQGISVEEYLKGRTSRSSSFN from the exons ATGTTTACTCTCTCTTATTGGATTTGTGTAGAGATCGTTGACCGAGCAGACAACTCTTCTCTCGTCTCCATTgttaaaaactttgattctGTTCTTGAAGTTTATGAAGGTTTCTGCAAATTGAAACAG TTGGAATTGAAGCTAAAATTATCCCGGGGTTCTTCTACTCGAAAGATTCTAgttaaagaagcaaaaatgtGTTCTGCGTCCAAAGTTGTAGTTGGGATCTCCAGACGTTTCCATACAATTCATTCATCTGTCTCCGTGGCTAAGTACTTAGCTAGGAAAGTAGCAAAAGATTGCTGGGTTCTGGCTGTTGACAATGGAAAAGTCATGTTTCAGAAAGATGGTTCCTCATCGATCATTCATCACTCTAAAG GTAAAAGTGATGCTCGTAGGAACACTTTGTCTAGTTTCTTTCAGATGCCTGTCACATTGAGAAAGAATACCAAAGTAGTAAACCATTCTGaggtggaagaggaagaggcaGAGGAAGATCATTCCAATGGTCAGAGTCTTCGGCGGTCTTTAGTGTATGCATGCCTTGGGAATTGCTCGGTTCGTGATATGAATTCCTTGCCTACGCCTGGAAATTTATCTCGATCGTCTAGCTGTAATGGTGATCAAGATGATAATGCTGATTTGCACAAGGCAATGGCACTTGTTCCTGCAAAATTTCCAGAAGATTTGACCCCATTCATTACAATGCTGGTAAAAGAACTGCCTGAATTTAGACCAGGTTGGCCTTTGCTTTGTCGTGTAGCTTCTTCAGATGTATTAGCTTCTGCTCCGAGAAGTTCTTCGTTCCGAAAGATACCAGTTGTGCAGTGGGTGCTGAAGCTGCCCGCTAGGACCAATTCTGTTGTTGGAAGCTCAGACACAAAGCAgattggttttgattcttctgaatctgaagaaaatgataagtTGTCTAGCTCAAACGTTGAAAGGCAAGCAATTGTTCCTGATGAATCTATGATCGTGAAATGTTCTCTTGATCATAGCTCAGGTAGATTTCCAGAGAATGTAGAGGGTCTTCAGGCAAGGATCTCCACATCTTGCCAGTTTTTTACGTATAAGGAACTTGTGTCGGTGACATCCAATTTCTGTGCTG ATAATTTCATCGGAAAAGGAGGCAGCAGCCGGGTTTTTAGAGGTTATCTGCCAAATGGAAGAGAGGTTGCAGTGAAAATTCTCAAACGAACCGAATGTGTCTTGAAGGATTTTGTGGCAGAGATTGACATTATCACAACCTTACACCATAAGAACGTTATTTCCCTTTTAGGTTATTGCTTTGAAAACAATAACCTGTTACTAGTATATAATTATCTCTCAAGAGGAAGCCTTGAAGAGAATCTTCACG GCAACAAAAAAGACCTGGTTGCATTTCGTTGGAACGAGAGATATAAGGTGGCCGTGGGAATAGCTGAAGCGTTGGACTATCTGCATAACGATGCTCCACAACCTGTTATTCACAGAGATGTTAAGTCATCTAACATATTATTGTCTGATGATTTTGAACCACAA CTTTCTGACTTTGGGCTTGCAAAGTGGGCGTCGGAATCCACAACTCAGATAATCTGCTCCGATGTCGCAGGCACCTTTGg CTACTTAGCTCCAGAGTACTTTATGTATGGTAAGATGAACAATAAGATAGATGTCTATGCTTACGGCGTTGTACTCCTCGAACTTCTTTCTGGAAGAAAACCGGTTAATAGCGAATCTCCAAAGGCTCAAGACAGTCTTGTTATGTGG GCGAAGCCAATTCTGGATGATAAAGAATATTCACAGCTATTGGACTCGAGTTTGCAAGATGACAACAATAGTGACCAGATGGAGAAGATGGCGTTAGCAGCCACTCTTTGTATAAGACATAACCCTCAAACTAGGCCAACGATGGGAATG GTCTTAGAGCTTCTTAAAGGTGACGTAGAGATGCTAAAATGGGCAAAGCTACAAGTTAGTAACCCGTTAGAGGATTCAATGCTACTCAAGGACGAGAAATTGCGGAGGTCTAATCTGCAGTCACATCTAAACCTAGCATTCCTTGACATGGAAGATGACTCTCTTTCCATGGGAAGCATGGAGCAAGGCATCTCCGTGGAGGAGTATCTTAAAGGCAGGACAAGCCGTTCATCAAGCTTCAACTGA
- a CDS encoding kinase with adenine nucleotide alpha hydrolases-like domain-containing protein (Protein kinase protein with adenine nucleotide alpha hydrolases-like domain; FUNCTIONS IN: protein serine/threonine kinase activity, protein kinase activity, kinase activity, ATP binding; INVOLVED IN: protein amino acid phosphorylation, response to stress; LOCATED IN: cellular_component unknown; EXPRESSED IN: 22 plant structures; EXPRESSED DURING: 13 growth stages; CONTAINS InterPro DOMAIN/s: UspA (InterPro:IPR006016), Protein kinase, ATP binding site (InterPro:IPR017441), Protein kinase, catalytic domain (InterPro:IPR000719), Serine/threonine-protein kinase-like domain (InterPro:IPR017442), Protein kinase-like domain (InterPro:IPR011009), Serine/threonine-protein kinase, active site (InterPro:IPR008271); BEST Arabidopsis thaliana protein match is: Protein kinase protein with adenine nucleotide alpha hydrolases-like domain (TAIR:AT1G77280.1); Has 117833 Blast hits to 116515 proteins in 3694 species: Archae - 139; Bacteria - 13671; Metazoa - 42887; Fungi - 10197; Plants - 33102; Viruses - 429; Other Eukaryotes - 17408 (source: NCBI BLink).): MTENGVVTGGGHTVMVGVKFDESSNELLDWALVKVAEPGDTVIALHVLGNEIVDRADNSSLVSIVKNFDSVLEVYEGFCKLKQLELKLKLSRGSSTRKILVKEAKMCSASKVVVGISRRFHTIHSSVSVAKYLARKVAKDCWVLAVDNGKVMFQKDGSSSIIHHSKGKSDARRNTLSSFFQMPVTLRKNTKVVNHSEVEEEEAEEDHSNGQSLRRSLVYACLGNCSVRDMNSLPTPGNLSRSSSCNGDQDDNADLHKAMALVPAKFPEDLTPFITMLVKELPEFRPGWPLLCRVASSDVLASAPRSSSFRKIPVVQWVLKLPARTNSVVGSSDTKQIGFDSSESEENDKLSSSNVERQAIVPDESMIVKCSLDHSSGRFPENVEGLQARISTSCQFFTYKELVSVTSNFCADNFIGKGGSSRVFRGYLPNGREVAVKILKRTECVLKDFVAEIDIITTLHHKNVISLLGYCFENNNLLLVYNYLSRGSLEENLHGNKKDLVAFRWNERYKVAVGIAEALDYLHNDAPQPVIHRDVKSSNILLSDDFEPQLSDFGLAKWASESTTQIICSDVAGTFGYLAPEYFMYGKMNNKIDVYAYGVVLLELLSGRKPVNSESPKAQDSLVMWAKPILDDKEYSQLLDSSLQDDNNSDQMEKMALAATLCIRHNPQTRPTMGMVLELLKGDVEMLKWAKLQVSNPLEDSMLLKDEKLRRSNLQSHLNLAFLDMEDDSLSMGSMEQGISVEEYLKGRTSRSSSFN, encoded by the exons atgacgGAAAACGGCGTCGTTACAGGAGGAGGCCATACTGTTATGGTGGGCGTAAAGTTCGATGAGTCGAGCAATGAGCTACTTGATTGGGCTTTGGTTAAGGTTGCTGAACCGGGTGATACTGTAATCGCTCTTCATGTACTCGGCAATG AGATCGTTGACCGAGCAGACAACTCTTCTCTCGTCTCCATTgttaaaaactttgattctGTTCTTGAAGTTTATGAAGGTTTCTGCAAATTGAAACAG TTGGAATTGAAGCTAAAATTATCCCGGGGTTCTTCTACTCGAAAGATTCTAgttaaagaagcaaaaatgtGTTCTGCGTCCAAAGTTGTAGTTGGGATCTCCAGACGTTTCCATACAATTCATTCATCTGTCTCCGTGGCTAAGTACTTAGCTAGGAAAGTAGCAAAAGATTGCTGGGTTCTGGCTGTTGACAATGGAAAAGTCATGTTTCAGAAAGATGGTTCCTCATCGATCATTCATCACTCTAAAG GTAAAAGTGATGCTCGTAGGAACACTTTGTCTAGTTTCTTTCAGATGCCTGTCACATTGAGAAAGAATACCAAAGTAGTAAACCATTCTGaggtggaagaggaagaggcaGAGGAAGATCATTCCAATGGTCAGAGTCTTCGGCGGTCTTTAGTGTATGCATGCCTTGGGAATTGCTCGGTTCGTGATATGAATTCCTTGCCTACGCCTGGAAATTTATCTCGATCGTCTAGCTGTAATGGTGATCAAGATGATAATGCTGATTTGCACAAGGCAATGGCACTTGTTCCTGCAAAATTTCCAGAAGATTTGACCCCATTCATTACAATGCTGGTAAAAGAACTGCCTGAATTTAGACCAGGTTGGCCTTTGCTTTGTCGTGTAGCTTCTTCAGATGTATTAGCTTCTGCTCCGAGAAGTTCTTCGTTCCGAAAGATACCAGTTGTGCAGTGGGTGCTGAAGCTGCCCGCTAGGACCAATTCTGTTGTTGGAAGCTCAGACACAAAGCAgattggttttgattcttctgaatctgaagaaaatgataagtTGTCTAGCTCAAACGTTGAAAGGCAAGCAATTGTTCCTGATGAATCTATGATCGTGAAATGTTCTCTTGATCATAGCTCAGGTAGATTTCCAGAGAATGTAGAGGGTCTTCAGGCAAGGATCTCCACATCTTGCCAGTTTTTTACGTATAAGGAACTTGTGTCGGTGACATCCAATTTCTGTGCTG ATAATTTCATCGGAAAAGGAGGCAGCAGCCGGGTTTTTAGAGGTTATCTGCCAAATGGAAGAGAGGTTGCAGTGAAAATTCTCAAACGAACCGAATGTGTCTTGAAGGATTTTGTGGCAGAGATTGACATTATCACAACCTTACACCATAAGAACGTTATTTCCCTTTTAGGTTATTGCTTTGAAAACAATAACCTGTTACTAGTATATAATTATCTCTCAAGAGGAAGCCTTGAAGAGAATCTTCACG GCAACAAAAAAGACCTGGTTGCATTTCGTTGGAACGAGAGATATAAGGTGGCCGTGGGAATAGCTGAAGCGTTGGACTATCTGCATAACGATGCTCCACAACCTGTTATTCACAGAGATGTTAAGTCATCTAACATATTATTGTCTGATGATTTTGAACCACAA CTTTCTGACTTTGGGCTTGCAAAGTGGGCGTCGGAATCCACAACTCAGATAATCTGCTCCGATGTCGCAGGCACCTTTGg CTACTTAGCTCCAGAGTACTTTATGTATGGTAAGATGAACAATAAGATAGATGTCTATGCTTACGGCGTTGTACTCCTCGAACTTCTTTCTGGAAGAAAACCGGTTAATAGCGAATCTCCAAAGGCTCAAGACAGTCTTGTTATGTGG GCGAAGCCAATTCTGGATGATAAAGAATATTCACAGCTATTGGACTCGAGTTTGCAAGATGACAACAATAGTGACCAGATGGAGAAGATGGCGTTAGCAGCCACTCTTTGTATAAGACATAACCCTCAAACTAGGCCAACGATGGGAATG GTCTTAGAGCTTCTTAAAGGTGACGTAGAGATGCTAAAATGGGCAAAGCTACAAGTTAGTAACCCGTTAGAGGATTCAATGCTACTCAAGGACGAGAAATTGCGGAGGTCTAATCTGCAGTCACATCTAAACCTAGCATTCCTTGACATGGAAGATGACTCTCTTTCCATGGGAAGCATGGAGCAAGGCATCTCCGTGGAGGAGTATCTTAAAGGCAGGACAAGCCGTTCATCAAGCTTCAACTGA
- the PTAC6 gene encoding plastid transcriptionally active 6 (plastid transcriptionally active 6 (PTAC6); FUNCTIONS IN: molecular_function unknown; INVOLVED IN: positive regulation of transcription, DNA-dependent, transcription from plastid promoter; LOCATED IN: plastid chromosome, chloroplast, nucleoid; EXPRESSED IN: 22 plant structures; EXPRESSED DURING: 13 growth stages; Has 36 Blast hits to 36 proteins in 8 species: Archae - 0; Bacteria - 0; Metazoa - 0; Fungi - 0; Plants - 36; Viruses - 0; Other Eukaryotes - 0 (source: NCBI BLink).) — translation MASSAASPSLSLLSFTSKPPYPSGSQRLFASFRTDGLFAPLTLKSRRGRGIVVKVDDVDADGGGADEYDMDDEEVEEVDNKKDYDVEYDPLAAAIAAAGGGGDGDIAFVQSKSFISTQGWDSDMVVDYRINEDEFHKLSLMDCDFFIRKPPDPDNDVYDFREMYVTPPDTDIYSIPRVLAPMPQKYIRCAMSDYGCYNVTEPPIDAPRDPLYKSEREISKVFLTKHYRNRRTNDPEFVLDLEEIYVIDSKTKSITRARVLVTVPGGRKRDRKDDLLVIRDNGTSFKIIHVGERDDPTTVIEREEWTKTREDMEKHLRKLRDFSVSNWF, via the exons ATGGCGTCTTCCGCCGCTTCTCCTTCCTTATCTCTACTCTCATTCACCTCGAAGCCACCTTATCCCTCCGGCTCTCAGCGGCTATTTGCGTCATTCAGAACGGACGGTCTTTTCGCGCCTTTAACACTGAAATCCCGACGCGGCCGTGGTATAGTCGTTAAAGTAGATGACGTCGATGCTGATGGAGGTGGAGCGGACGAGTATGATATGGATGATGAGGAGGTAGAGGAAGTTGACAACAAGAAGGACTATGATGTCGAGTATGACCCCTTGGCCGCCGCGATAGCCGCTGCaggcggtggtggtgatggAGATATCGCTTTTGTTCAGAGTAAGAGTTTTATATCGACACAAGGATGGGATTCGGATATGGTGGTTGATTATCGGATAAACGAAGATGAGTTTCATAAACTCAGCTTAATGGACTGTGATTTCTTTATCAGAAAACCTCCTGATCCAGATAATGATGTTTATGATTTCAGAGAG ATGTATGTTACTCCTCCGGATACAGATATTTACTCAATTCCGAGAGTTCTTGCACCGATGCCTCAAAAG TATATTCGATGTGCAATGAGTGACTATGGATGTTACAATGTCACTGAACCACCTATTGATGCCCCCAGAGATCCACTGTACAAATCTGAGAGGGAGATATCCAAG GTTTTCTTGACAAAACATTACCGGAACAGAAGGACAAACGATCCAGAATTTGTGCTAGATCTTGAAGAGATATATGTTATTGATTCCAAGACAAAGTCAATCACCAGAGCCAGAGTTCTG GTGACAGTTCCGGGAGGAAGAAAAAGGGATAGGAAGGATGACTTGCTTGTGATACGAGATAATGGAACCTCCTTTAAGATCATACACGTG GGTGAAAGAGATGACCCAACAACGGTAATAGAAAGAGAAGAGTGGACCAAGACTAGAGAAGACATGGAGAAACATCTCAGGAAGCTACGAGACTTCAGTGTCTCAAATTGGTTCTAG
- a CDS encoding wound-responsive family protein (wound-responsive family protein; BEST Arabidopsis thaliana protein match is: unknown protein (TAIR:AT1G77310.1); Has 35333 Blast hits to 34131 proteins in 2444 species: Archae - 798; Bacteria - 22429; Metazoa - 974; Fungi - 991; Plants - 531; Viruses - 0; Other Eukaryotes - 9610 (source: NCBI BLink).), whose product MSEVNEMSGGSIGGELLRASPKVLTAGDRKLLKVELRPGDTTYVSWKKLMRDAGKVNGLSASVPDPPPNANPNLEFRIAPGHPVEIETNEQPHSNRFNAVIEKIERLYKGNDSSDGEELDGAPDDDEYDTEDSFIDDAELDEYFEVDNSTVKHDGFYVNRGKLERMEPSTTSNQQPKKRRRKDSAKPCRDAVDVSDKHTKLSITARKKDQSTAPGSWKTQESPLPSGAQDANTSVPLDDVKHSDRANHQSRNDTSHKSRETGSSSALHQKYSNKSLHQQSTSLLGKSPPNVFAEVTVVRQKENNGMHQLANVTGSRQSSQASKKDGSNVKSKTSILEKAIRELEKVVVESRPPAITENQEADTSSQAVKRRLPRDVKLKLAKVARIAASQGKHSTELINRLMSIVGHLIQLRSLKRNLKIMIDMGDSATREKDTRFKQINNEVLDMIKAKVSLMESQAIKPEGATSDDFQDSVEKPSLKKFVMDAALEDKLCDLYDIFIDGLDEDQGPQTKKLYVNLAELWPNRLMDYRGIKHAIFRAKERRKALYGNLAKEMDQTKMKKSMKQLVPRTDCTAQPNTELVVQRQHSGEKKLIVDPNATSTSVVTSQTMVDRSNQQQPEKLKGISSSCNPTEETRVVKRKNEAVMAEKQVVLALKKPEHPQTRVIPAPQNLNIPRTTPDLNLPS is encoded by the exons ATGTCGGAAGTTAATGAGATGAGTGGTGGTTCTATTGGCGGCGAATTGTTGAGAGCGTCGCCGAAGGTTTTAACGGCCGGTGATCGGAAATTACTCAAGGTGGAGCTTCGGCCAGGGGATACGACGTATGTTTCGTGGAAGAAGCTTATGAGGGATGCTGGTAAGGTCAATGGTTTATCGGCTTCGGTTCCCGACCCGCCTCCTAATGCTAACCCTAACCTTGAGTTTCGAATTGCACCG GGGCATCCAGTAGAGATTGAAACGAATGAACAACCTCATTCTAACCGTTTCAACGCTGTTATTGAGAAGATAGAGAGGCTCTATAAG GGGAACGATAGCAGTGATGGGGAAGAGTTAGACGGTGCtcctgatgatgatgagtatGACACTGAAGATTCATTTATAGATGATGCTGAACTG GATGAGTATTTCGAAGTTGATAATTCAACAGTTAAACATGATGGATTTTATGTAAATAGAGGCAAGTTGGAGCGGAT GGAACCTTCAACAACATCTAACCAGCAACCCAAAAAACGGCGACGAAAAGATTCAGCAAAACCCTGTCGTGATGCAGTTGACGTATCCGATAAACACACCAAGTTGTCTATAACAGCTAGGAAAAAG GATCAATCAACTGCTCCTGGGTCCTGGAAAACACAGGAGTCACCTTTGCCTTCTGGAGCGCAAGATGCAAATACTTCAGTACCTCTGGATGATGTGAAGCATTCTGATAGAGCAAATCATCAGTCTAGGAATGATACAAGTCACAAGTCAAGGGAAACTGGATCCTCTAGTGCCCTTCATCAGAAATACAGCAACAAAAGCTTACACCAACAATCTACGTCCCTGCTAGGAAAATCTCCCCCCAATGTCTTTGCAGAGGTAACAGTAGTCCGtcagaaagaaaacaatggtATGCATCAGCTGGCAAATGTAACGGGAAGCAGACAATCTAGTCAAGCGTCT AAAAAAGATGGTTCTAATGTGAAGTCTAAAACCTCAATCCTCGAGAAAGCCATAAGGGAACTGGAGAAGGTGGTTGTGGAAT CAAGGCCTCCTGCTATCACTGAAAATCAAGAAGCTGATACCTCATCCCAGGCAGTGAAGAGAAGATTGCCCAGGGATGTTAAATTGAAACTTGCTAAAGTTGCTAGGATTGCG GCAAGCCAGGGAAAACATTCAACAGAGTTAATCAACCGTCTTATGAGCATTGTTGGTCACCTAATCCAGCTTAGGTCTCTTAAG AGGAACTTGAAAATCATGATTGATATGGGAGATTCTGCAACCCGAGAAAAGGATACTAGGTTCAAGCAAATCAACAATGAAGTTCTTGATATGATAAAGGCCAAAGTTTCTTTGATGGAATCACag GCAATCAAACCAGAAGGTGCAACATCAGACGATTTTCAGGACTCAGTAGAAAAGCCATCTTTGAAGAAGTTTGTCATGGATGCGGCATTGGAGGATAAATTGTGTGACCTATATGACATATTTATCGAC GGATTGGATGAAGATCAAGgtccacaaacaaaaaagctatATGTCAAT TTGGCTGAACTCTGGCCAAATAGATTGATGGATTATCGTGGGATCAAACATGCAATTTTCCGGGCAAAGGAGAGACGAAAAGCATTGTATGGAAACCTTGCGAAAGAGATG gatcaaacaaagatgaagaagagtatgAAGCAGTTGGTACCAAGAACAGACTGTACTGCTCAGCCCAACACcgaattagtggttcagagACAACACAgtggggaaaaaaaattgattgttGATCCAAATGCAACCAGCACTTCCGTGGTCACTAGTCAAACTATGGTTGACAGATCAAATCAGCAGCAGCCTGAGAAGCTAAAGGGAATCTCAAGCTCTTGCAATCCTACAGAGGAAACAAGAGTGGTCAAGAGAAAGAACGAGGCTGTAATGGCTGAGAAACAAGTCGTTCTTGCCCTGAAGAAGCCCGAACATCCACAGACACGTGTAATCCCAGCTCCTCAGAATCTGAACATCCCACGAACAACCCCGGACCTGAACTTGCCAAGTTGA